From the genome of Candidozyma auris chromosome 2, complete sequence, one region includes:
- a CDS encoding mitochondrial 37S ribosomal protein MRPS8 → MSLVSLANFCAHLKNCTNVNIGLTSVPLSRLHLQVAMNLYKEGFISSVQKGSTVGPDKKPVDVTPDNIATRRLWLGLKYRDNRPVIRDLQLVSKPGRKVNLSLTEVKALASGFPVRFIKPLQPAECIFLKTPDNEVVEIQEAAKRDLHGLALCRVK, encoded by the coding sequence ATGTCCTTGGTTAGTCTAGCTAACTTTTGTGCTCATTTGAAGAACTGCACCAATGTCAACATTGGCCTCACGTCGGTGCCCTTGTCAAGATTACACCTACAAGTCGCCATGAACTTATATAAAGAAGGATTCATATCCTCTGTACAAAAGGGATCCACCGTTGGGCCAGATAAGAAGCCCGTGGACGTTACGCCCGACAATATTGCCACTCGCCGTTTGTGGCTCGGCTTGAAATACAGAGATAATCGCCCTGTGATCAGAGATCTCCAATTGGTGTCTAAACCAGGAAGAAAGGTCAATTTGAGTTTGACGGAAGTGAAGGCTTTGGCTTCGGGATTCCCTGTAAGATTTATCAAGCCTCTTCAACCTGCTGAATGTATATTTTTAAAGACCCCAGACAACGAAGTGGTTGAAATTCAAGAGGCTGCTAAGAGGGATTTGCATGGGTTGGCCTTGTGCAGAGTGAAATAG
- a CDS encoding U4/U6-U5 snRNP complex subunit SNU23, protein MYGLSLQLLFDMSDKTSKDQYGRKTWNVEAYEAEAKRQKRNEASESAKAAALRLGQDHLQHRAELLSESIAQVKKRTLIADPETNFGRRRFGFTCPVCDLSFRDTLALVDHINSPQHARKARELAKLSGSGEGDEIVNGIRHATPEEVSQTIEALVAKKLRDRAASSAVDSIQERVRKRAEFMKKRATKRREKRLKKKEGQNGREGEENSEMARAMGFEQFGSTKVD, encoded by the coding sequence ATGTATGGTCTAAGTTTGCAACTCCTCTTTGATATGAGCGATAAGACCTCCAAAGACCAGTATGGTCGAAAAACGTGGAATGTGGAAGCATATGAGGCAGAAGCGAAGagacaaaagagaaacGAGGCTTCTGAACTGGCAAAAGCTGCTGCGCTTAGACTCGGACAGGATCATCTACAACATCGAGCAGAGCTTCTAAGTGAGCTGATAGCAcaagtcaagaagagaacttTGATAGCAGATCCCGAAACcaattttggaagaagGCGTTTTGGGTTCACTTGTCCTGTTTGCGATTTATCCTTTCGTGATACCCTAGCGCTTGTGGACCATATCAACTCGCCTCAGCATGCGAGAAAGGCTCGGGAGCTAGCTAAGTTATCTGGGTCTGGCGAGGGAGACGAGATTGTGAATGGAATACGACATGCTACTCCGGAAGAGGTTTCACAGACaattgaagctcttgtgGCTAAGAAGCTCCGAGATAGAGCTGCTTCGAGTGCAGTCGATTCTATACAAGAAAGGGTACGAAAACGAGCAGAATTCATGAAGAAACGGGCTACCAAAAGGAGGGAGAAGAGActtaaaaaaaaggaagggCAAAATGGACGAGAAGGGGAGGAGAACTCAGAGATGGCCAGGGCCATGGGATTTGAGCAATTTGGATCCACGAAGGTTGATTAA
- a CDS encoding polynucleotide 3'-phosphatase, with protein sequence MSKDIASMLGGSRVVKKKIEKKKLENLAPSATQSFSARWKVYGSHCITNFPRTDAFKDYVVQQLGQDTKKLRLATFDLDGTLTQTKTGGSFARGPGDWRWFSEVTKSKVIQEIIEKKFILVIFTNQGGVIASEDDKSSKSYLNFKERVNQVVTSLGKEVPYPLVVAAPKRPKGKQKVISSEADHERMRKPATGMFETVCEYFEDVFGDVVTIDKLESFYVGDAAGRDQDFSDSDKKFAEAIGLPFYTPEEFYDK encoded by the coding sequence ATGAGTAAGGACATTGCATCGATGTTGGGAGGATCAAGGGTggtcaaaaagaaaatcgaaaaaaagaaattggagAACTTAGCTCCACTGGCCACTCAATCGTTCTCAGCACGATGGAAGGTCTATGGGTCCCACTGTATCACCAACTTCCCCAGGACGGACGCTTTCAAGGACTACGTTGTACAGCAATTGGGGCAGGACACTAAGAAATTGAGGCTAGCTACCTTTGACCTAGATGGTACGCTAACGCAAACCAAAACTGGCGGCTCGTTTGCTCGTGGTCCTGGCGACTGGCGCTGGTTCAGTGAGGTCACTAAGAGCAAGGTGATTCAGGAAattattgagaagaagttcattcTAGTAATTTTCACTAACCAGGGAGGTGTTATCGCATCCGAAGACGATAAGTCTTCGAAATCGTAcctcaacttcaaagagaGAGTAAATCAAGTGGTGACATCTCTCGGGAAGGAAGTGCCCTATCCATTGGTAGTAGCAGCGCCAAAGCGGCCAAAGGGTAAACAGAAGGTGATAAGCTCAGAGGCAGATCATGAGAGGATGCGCAAGCCTGCAACTGGAATGTTTGAGACTGTTTGTGAGTACTTTGAGGAtgtttttggtgatgtggTCACTATAGACAAATTGGAATCCTTTTATGTGGGGGACGCCGCTGGAAGAGACCAAGATTTTCTGGATTCGGATAAGAAGTTTGCTGAAGCTATTGGGTTGCCCTTTTACACGCCCGAGGAATTCTACGACAAGTGA